A window from Branchiostoma floridae strain S238N-H82 chromosome 16, Bfl_VNyyK, whole genome shotgun sequence encodes these proteins:
- the LOC118403655 gene encoding gastrula zinc finger protein XlCGF7.1-like, with translation MWSHTRKPNGKELREEWTVHERREERHGNCATSSFTTNLVPKHTTNMWKTPVSSTTSIGFNEHTQECRWDESNRKDKHQNNPHRLQHHREDQTWACYLCGSEFSSTLSLDKHISVHMSASDGTRNTETHHGIYTPDSSTQPTPVQTHPIERIFPCSFCEKNFTSKAYMKIHMRVHTGDKPYKCQMCDKSFSQHGTLKNHTRTHTGEKPFACEFCGMTFTSRGNMITHTRIHTADKPYECQICQKKFSQLGSLKVHERKHTGEKPFVCQLCGKRCITKGNLKTHLYTHTGEKPYRCDVCNKKFSQRGSLNTHMKTHKL, from the coding sequence ATGTGGTCTCACACCAGGAAACCCAATGGCAAAGAACTGAGAGAAGAATGGACTGTACatgaaagaagagaagaaagacaCGGGAACTGTGCAACATCAAGTTTTACCACAAATTTAGTCCCAAAGCATACAACTAACATGTGGAAAACACCAGTGAGTAGCACAACAAGCATTGGATTCAATGAACACACACAAGAATGTCGCTGGGATGAAAGCAATAGAAAAGACAAGCACCAGAACAATCCTCATCGTTTACAACATCACAGGGAAGATCAGACGTGGGCATGCTATCTTTGTGGCTCAGAATTCAGCTCGACATTAAGCTTAGACAAACATATCAGCGTCCACATGTCAGCTTCTGACGGAACGCGTAACACTGAGACCCACCATGGTATATACACACCTGACTCGTCTACCCAACCAACTCCTGTGCAAACCCACCCCATAGAAAGGATCTTTCCATGCAGTTTTTGTGAGAAGAACTTCACCAGTAAGGCGTATATGAAGATACACATGCGTGTACACACCGGCGACAAACCGTACAAGTGTCAGATGTGCGACAAATCGTTTAGCCAACACGGTACCCTGAAGAATCACACCCGTacacacactggcgagaaacctttCGCCTGCGAGTTTTGCGGTATGACTTTTACAAGCAGGGGTAACATGATAACACATACACGTATTCATACCGCGGACAAGCCTTACGAATGCCAAATATGCCAGAAGAAGTTCAGTCAACTCGGAAGTCTTAAAGTTCACGAGCgtaaacacactggagagaagccATTTGTGTGTCAGTTGTGCGGTAAGAGGTGCATCACGAAGGGTAACCTTAAAACTCACCTTTatactcacacaggtgagaaaccgtaccgTTGTGATGTATGCAACAAGAAGTTTAGCCAAAGAGGAAGTCTTAACACTCATATGAAGACACACAAGCTGTGA